The Thermacetogenium phaeum DSM 12270 genome segment AGCCTTTGCTGGCTTCCTTTCACCCCCAGGTGTACGTCTTCAATCCCAAGGTGATCGCCAACTTCAGAAAACAGTACGTCGATATCCCGAAGGATGACTGGTTCGACTGCCTGGTGATCGCCGACCGGCTCAGGTTCGGACGGCTGCCCGAGAGCTGCCAGGTGGACTTCCGCTACCTGCCCCTCCAGCGGCTGACCAGGTTCCGTTACCACCTGATCCAGACCATCACCCGGGAGAAGAACTATTTTCTGACCAACCTGTTCCTGAAGTTCAATACCATCTGCCAGGACAAGGTGCTGAGCGACATCTTCGGGGCCACCTCGGAGGCGATCCTGACCGAGTTCCTTTCTCCGGAAGAGATTGCGGCACGACCGCTTGATGAGTTGATTGACTTCCTGATGGAGAAGGGGAAGAGTCATTTCTCCAATCCCGAAGCTACGGCCAAGGCCTTAAAGCATGCCGCAGCCTGCGCTTACAGGCTGCACGGAAGCCTCCTGGAGCCGCTGAACCTGATCCTGGCCACCAGTTTGCAGACCATCCGTACCCTGGAACAGCAGGTCAAGAGTATTGACAAGGCAATTGAGAAAGAACTGTCACACTTTCCGAACACTCTGCAGTCGATGCCGGGCATGGGGCCTGTCTGTACCGCCGGAATAATCGCCGAGATCGGCGACATCCACCGGTTCGACAACGAGAAGGCAGTCGCCAAGTTTGCCGGCCTCACCTGGCGGAAACACCAGTCAGGCGAGTTTGAAGCCGATGACACACCGCTTACGAAAACCGGCAACGTGTACCTGCGCTATTACTTTGTAATGGCCGCCGACAGCGTGCGTAAATGGGACCCCAGGTTTGCCGAGTTCTATGCCCGTAAGTTTAAATAGAGTTCCACTCACCACCATCGCCGTGCTTTGGTTCTGACCGCACGTAAACTCGTGCGGGTGGTTGATGCTCTGCTACGCAGCAACCAACTATACGTGCCCCAGGGGCAGAGAAAGGTGGTTTAGGTTTAGTCTGTCGGGTGGCTCTTCTGCTAATAGCAACGCTTCATAATACCGTATCGACCGTCCAGTAGGGTTTATCCCGAAAGACCACAACGGATAAGACGCTACAGTGCGTGGAGCATTATTCATATCACCCACCTGACTATTGTCTCTCAATCGATGAACCATTTATGTTGCTTTTTTCCATTTACCTCTGGAAACAAGCTTAGTTTGGTATGCGCTTGGATCTTGACATATTACCGTAAGGCTTCCCCTCGTTTTCTTGTGTTTCCAGTATATCCAATGCAACGCTCTAATGTCAATATATTCCTCCCGCGGGATTGACCAGTACGAGGAGCGACCAGACTTCCTGGAGTCACGGCATTGTCTCAGGGCCGTGCTTCTCTTTAAAGGAACTTTCTCCCAGGCGTGAACCTTTGAAAGACAGCAGGCGGCCTTTATAGCCCCGCTACTTGCCCTTTTGGGTGTGTGAGGTAGAAGGGCCTTCCCTGGGGCGAGCTGGAAAGCGCCAGGTGCTGGCGAACAGTACTCGGTAGGTCAAATGGGGAATGCGCAGCTCTAAATCTCAATATAGACGGGAGGAGCCTGCTGTGCAGGGAAGTTTGATGCCGCTTCGCGTTTTTCTCGACACGAATGCGCTGATCTCCTTTCTTGAGTCCGATCAATTTTCGAGGTACACCAGCTTTCCGAGACCTCTCCTGGACCTTCACTTCTGGAGCTAAAGATTGAAAGTAAGTCGGGAGATGATATTTCTTCTGAATCAATATCAGGAAGTGCCTTCCTTCCTGTGTAAAAGCAGGAAAAAACGTATTAATCGAGAAATTATCATTAGCTGCGTGGGAATCCGTAAAACAAGGGGGGATTCATCTTGTTAGGTGGGCTGTTCTCCAAACGCACAGTCCTCGTTGGTTTGGTTTTGGCCCTGAGTTTTCTGCTGGCGCCGCCATCTCAAGCTGCTAGTCTAGAGGCGGTTTACCTCCTCAAGGTCATGGATCTGGAAAACAAGGCAGTGGTAGTCAGGGCAAACGGCGACATGTACCTGATCGAGTACGGGATCGGGGTCCTATCTATCTGGCGCTATGAGGGCAAGACCGTGTACATCTACTCTCCTACTTTATTCGCAGGGATTGGGTCGAAGATCATCCTCCCCGACCGGGATCAAGAGGCCCGGATTTGGGACTCAGAGTATCTGGGGAACTACTTTGATTCCCTTGCTCCAGAGCCTGTTGCTCCTCCTGTTTCTCCTTCTCCTCAGCTCACTCCGGTGCCGTCATCTCCCTCCCCAGGGGGAACCACGGTGATGGCTGTCCTCAGGGCAGGCGATCCAGTGATGATGGTCAACGGGCAGGGAATTGTAATGGATGCCCTCCCATACCTTAAGAACAGCCGGCTGTACGTCTCAGCACGGTTCTGCGCCAGAGCCTTCGGAATTCCCGACGCGAACATCATGTGGGACGGGACGACGGGAACGGCTAGAATCATAGCCGGTTCACGAGTCATCCAAATGACGATTGGAAGCAACGTTATGAGCGTCAACGGTGCATCGATCGTCATGGATACTGTTCCTGAAATTGTGCCCCCGGGCCGCGTGATGCTTCCGATTGGCTGGCTGGCGCAGGCACTTGGCGCACAGGCGACATGGGATCAGACAACCCAGACCGCGACCCTCGAATTCTAAGTTGTGAGACTCTCTTTCCGATAAGTCCAGGATATCGTAAAGATATAGGATTCCTGCATTGCCTGTGTTAATAGTAATCCCGTTTGGTTTAGAGAAGTTTTTCTTGAATACGGGAGGCAACAATATGCCTGCGAAAGTGATCAGTTTTATTAACCTTAAGGGCGGAGTTGGCAAAACAACTTTAGCACTTGCTTGCGCGGAGATTCTTGCAGGAACTCCGACCTGGAAAAAAATCTTTGATCCAAGATTTTTTGATTATGTTTATCGGGAAGGACCACCATCTAAGGTGCTTCTTATTGATTTAGATGGCCAGGCGAATTTAACATTTGCTGTGTTGGGAGAAGATACTATCAGAGAATGCTGGGATAACCATAGGTCAACGTATCATTTTTTTGCCTCTATACTCGAGGGTCGCCGTAAGACCTTAGAAGAATGTGTACGTAAGACATGTTCTAATGTAGAAAGTGCGCAGGGGAACCTCCACTTTATCCCTTCCAGTATAGAACTTTTTAATTTTGAAGAAAAGATAATAGAAGCTTGTGAAAAGGGTATGAGGATTGACTTATTTTCTTTGAGGAAAGAACTGAAAAAGGCTCTCATTGAGGAGGGCCTATTAGAGGCTTATGACTATGTCATTATTGATTGTCCGCCGAATTTATCCGTTCTCACGGAAAATGCTATTATTGCAAGCGACTTTTACGTGGTTCCGGTTATACCTGAAAAGCTTTCAACTTACGGCTTGGAACTTATTAAGAGAAGGGTTGGTGAGCTTCGAGAAGAATACCAGGAATATACTGCAATAGAAATTCTTGGTACTGTTCTTAATCGGGTTGACGTTCGCAGAGCTGATCATCTTAAATTAGCAGAGAAGATTATTACAGATAACAACTTCAAAACATTTGACAACTGGATAGGAGATGTTAAGCCATTATACATAGTTACTGATTTTGGGTATGGCCCTTACCCCAACCCTTACTGCAAGTACGGAGGAGGGATGAGGCGCAAAAACCCCAAGGTGGCCCCTATTGTCAAGACAGTTTTTTAAAAATTTAAGAGCCCAACATACGTTCGGTTGGTTTGTTATCAGCAAAGTGGTTAGGGTTATTGAACGATCCCTACTACCATTTCTGTAACAATATCCCTGGTGGCAGCCACCTCCTCTCGCATATTTTGGTAGGATTGCATGTAAAGTTCTGCAGGCGTCTGGTAGTTCAGTGATTGGTGCGGGCGGCGATAGTTATAAAAAAGTCCAGGTAGCGGGCAATTCTTTGTCTAGCTTCCCGGGGACTGGTGTACTCGTTTAAGTATACTTCCTCATACTTGAGACTGCGCCAGAGGCGCTCGATAAAGATGTTATCAGTTGCCCTGATTTGGATCCCTGCGTTTTTTAGAAGTTCTATGTATTGCGGGCTGGTAAACTGGCTTCCCTGGTCGCTGTTCATGATTTCCGGCCGGGACCGGGCCAAAGATCTTTCGACTGCATCCAAGACAAAGGATATCTCCAGCGTGAGATCCATTTCCCAACCGACCACATAGCGGGAGTACCAGTCCATGATTGCCACCAGGTACATCCAGCCCTTTTGCAGGCGAATGTAAGTAATATCTATGCCCCACACCTGGTCTGGATGAGTGATTTCGAGGTTTCTAAGCAAGTAAGGATAAACCTTATGTTGCTGACTGCGCCTGCTCAGATTTGGGCCGGGATGAATGCCGGTGATCCCCATTTCCCGCATATGTCGCTGTACCGCTTTACGGTTGACTTCAAAGCCCTCGCGGCGAAGCTGTGCTGTAATCCGTCTGGAGCCGTAGTACGGATGTTCTGTGTAGATCTCATCAATGCGGTGTTTGATAGCGATTTCCTCCGGTGAAGGGCCCACAGGCTTGTAATAAAGGCTTGTGCGATTAAGGCTCAAAAGTCTGGCCTGTGTTGCAATGGGAATTTCCGGGTTATCCCACTCGACCAGGGCTATGCGTTGCTCACGGGTCATGGTGGATGCCAGATTTTTTTTTCAACCAGGACAGTTGTGTGGTCAGACGGCCAATCTCAGCGTACAAGTCCTGGATCTGCTTTTCGTAGTCTTTTTTCATGGCCTCTATATTTCTTTTATCAAAAAGTTGGGGCAGGTTTTCGAGCGCTTCTTTTTTCCAATTCTTTAACTGAGTGGTATGGACTCCGTATTCCGATGATAGCTGTGAGAGGGTTTTCTCTTCTTTGAGAATTTCCAGCACGATCTTGCTTTTGAATTCCGGCGAATATTGTTTACGAACAGACATTTGGTTCTAAAAACCCCTTTCTCACTGTCTAAAATCTTGGGTCCATTATACCCGAAATATTACAGGATACAGGTAAAAAATCTTAGGCTGGCATATAGTCGTGATCCTGAGGAGCCTTTATCAATAGATCAGTGGGAAATTAGGGCTTATACCATAGCTAATGGCAAGAAAAAGACTTACAGTATTGAAGATACGGATCTTATTTTTGCAATTAACATTGAAACACACGATTTTGCAATCATTCCGGTTGATTGTATCCCTGCTTCAGGGATTGTAAAAATATCACAAAAAACAAGAGAGGTTGTTACTTAAACTCATTTTTAGCCTTAGACAATCATGTCACCTCCGGTGACACCAACAGAGGATCAAAATAGGTGCTAGTCGAATAAAACCTTCAGCGGCTGGTAACGAGGTCGAAATACCTTGGTGCTTTGAGCCCGATACTTAGACGGACCCCAGCGGCCTGGTGCACCACTGATTGTTGCTCCCATCTGGGAAGCACGCAGGGCAGATTGCTCATTCAAAGGCCACTGCACCAGCCCTGACTATCCAAAGCCGCTAAAGGAGGATCTTTGATGGATGTCGTGTTCCCGTACTGTTGTGGTTTGGACGTTCACAAAAACTCTGTCGTTGCCTGCGTTATTACGCCAGATGAAAAGGAAATAAGAACATTTGGTACCATGACCAGAGATCTTTTAAACCTGGCTGACTGGCTTACCAGCAAAGGCTGTACACATGTGGCCATGGAAAGTACCGGGGTTTATTGGAAGCCGATCTATAATATCCTTGAACAGTATCAGCTGGAACTCCTGGTCGTCAACGCCAAGCATATTAAAGCCGTTCCAGGTCGCAAAACCGATGTCAAAGATGCCGAATGGATTGCAGACCTCTTGCGCCACGGTCTTTTGAAAGGAAGCTACATTCCTGACAGAGAACAGCGGGAATTAAGGGAACTGGTCGGTTACCGCAAAAGCCTCGTCGAAGAACGTGCCAGGGAAGTTAACCGTATCCAAAAAACGCTGGAAGGCGCCGGGATTAAACTGTCATCAGTGGCAACAGATGTTGTCGGCG includes the following:
- a CDS encoding copper amine oxidase N-terminal domain-containing protein — protein: MLGGLFSKRTVLVGLVLALSFLLAPPSQAASLEAVYLLKVMDLENKAVVVRANGDMYLIEYGIGVLSIWRYEGKTVYIYSPTLFAGIGSKIILPDRDQEARIWDSEYLGNYFDSLAPEPVAPPVSPSPQLTPVPSSPSPGGTTVMAVLRAGDPVMMVNGQGIVMDALPYLKNSRLYVSARFCARAFGIPDANIMWDGTTGTARIIAGSRVIQMTIGSNVMSVNGASIVMDTVPEIVPPGRVMLPIGWLAQALGAQATWDQTTQTATLEF
- a CDS encoding ParA family protein encodes the protein MPAKVISFINLKGGVGKTTLALACAEILAGTPTWKKIFDPRFFDYVYREGPPSKVLLIDLDGQANLTFAVLGEDTIRECWDNHRSTYHFFASILEGRRKTLEECVRKTCSNVESAQGNLHFIPSSIELFNFEEKIIEACEKGMRIDLFSLRKELKKALIEEGLLEAYDYVIIDCPPNLSVLTENAIIASDFYVVPVIPEKLSTYGLELIKRRVGELREEYQEYTAIEILGTVLNRVDVRRADHLKLAEKIITDNNFKTFDNWIGDVKPLYIVTDFGYGPYPNPYCKYGGGMRRKNPKVAPIVKTVF
- a CDS encoding IS3 family transposase (programmed frameshift) yields the protein MSVRKQYSPEFKSKIVLEILKEEKTLSQLSSEYGVHTTQLKNWKKEALENLPQLFDKRNIEAMKKDYEKQIQDLYAEIGRLTTQLSWLKKNLASTMTREQRIALVEWDNPEIPIATQARLLSLNRTSLYYKPVGPSPEEIAIKHRIDEIYTEHPYYGSRRITAQLRREGFEVNRKAVQRHMREMGITGIHPGPNLSRRSQQHKVYPYLLRNLEITHPDQVWGIDITYIRLQKGWMYLVAIMDWYSRYVVGWEMDLTLEISFVLDAVERSLARSRPEIMNSDQGSQFTSPQYIELLKNAGIQIRATDNIFIERLWRSLKYEEVYLNEYTSPREARQRIARYLDFFITIAARTNH